In the Gymnodinialimonas sp. 202GB13-11 genome, one interval contains:
- a CDS encoding beta strand repeat-containing protein has protein sequence MTMTSGFRASIFGLATLVAVAFGSLVQAQAVPDPNDSTLPTFGCTGDIYQVQSGQLRIFDPITSTYTNIGSNQGSYNATGYNVIDGYAYASQGRNIIRIGSDGDSEVVYDVGFGTYSGDLDRSNNFYLRRNNNRYDRVDLATGNITTLNFTGVGGGPADVAFIPGGGDRLIGFSGGQMFIYNLTSLQKTRLNVTGGMPGGGYGATWTDAAGRLFTFNNNTGLLFEIFDYNTNAPRAVQVGVGVPSGNNDGFSCSLANFPNLAPVAQDDDFSTPVNVAITGDVTADNGNGIDNDPDGGVLAVTGPDSGPSNGTLVLNGDGTFSYTPNTYFLGTDTFTYTVTDPAGLTATATVTIDVTGDVSFEVDKRRVSGVAVATAEGQVVNYQIEVENTGDIPLTGINIVDTLPNGSAGTLTGPVEGGGTDGRDQPGRIDVGETWTYTISYTIEQGDIDGGGPLVNTVAVTTTETGTDVESDTAAIPVDQDDSFTFAKSTDVTSFAAVNDPVVFTFTVENTGNVTLTDVVVTDPFFDPDYSCTIATLAPGITDNTTCTFTYNVTQADIDRGEIVNVAAANANGAGGAALPEQTDTVTLTGPAEVAAVRIVKTDEGGDLAFGPVNDLETFTFQVFNDGDVTLTNLVVSDPALAFTCPLADLAPGANTSVCANGDPLSVDLTITQALVDAATYTNTVTVTGETTQGTNVSDDDTLVLTGPTQDLQLIMAKSVTGGDNFSAVGDVVTYDYVVTNDGNITITSQITVADNRTSVSCPVLPAGGLAPQATITCTASYAVTQGDLNAGSVTNLATASVTQTLANGSTVTETSPQVSATANADRDPAIAIAKELTSITDEDGTPQTTLTYDEVDDVLNYMFTVTNTGNVTLLDQIVVTDTDIGATVNCGPAAPNLAPGDSVTCTASHLVTQPNLNDGSFVNTASAATTFNGGAVNTPTPASATAFAQQTPALTLAKSEDAPNVTVLTVGGTIDYTYVATNTGNVTLTDPITIDDDRFPSGGVVCPTFPAGGLAPGGIYTCNATYTITANDVFIGTVVNNATATSGTTTSPPATVTVPTGATPALDVTKNILSITDPAGGTPSGLQFNEVDDVLTFEFEIENTGTVAFVRPITVTDPMLTPNPITCFTPTGSDPDFQPTERATCTGQYTIMQNDLDAGEVINTAFASVEFNDVGQGPSTYNSPTATETVPAAANPELTVAKDVTAGPDPATANDLLTYTITATNSGNQTLSDVSLSDPLIPSLTCTVGGVAAPASVTLEPGEVLTCTGDYTVTQENVDTQTLSNTATATGLSPNGSPVTATGTDTHPLAAPQPNIEVIKTLTAGTPTPAYTEEGDTVSFTVEVRNNGNVTLTSIDVTDSLVPGTCTIGPLAPGDNDDSCRFVYTVPQSAVDDGEIDNTATGVATPIASSGAGPITRTGNLITPGPTRTPGITLTKTADLTSFNAALQTITYTFEIENTGNITLTGTPAINDPDATGITCNPLPAGGLLPGGTVTCTGTYETEQADVDAGQVVNTATASLPNPLDPGTPLTSTGSVTVPAVQTPSITLTKTPDVANFTGANQTITYTYVIENTGNVTLTAAPVLTDDRIGATDLSCDPVPAGGLLPTATLSCTGAYETTQPDVNAGGVSNVAEVAIDDPTNPGTPLTASATATVPAVRNAVIEVVKTPSMTSGVAVGDTITYSYLVTNRGNVTLTNTVLDDQHVSASGTAPLAISNGGVILSLDPLASTTLTAQYVVTQADIDAGAALTNTVTATATAPTGVTAPTDNDVASVSLSPAAPELSVIKDVPNLPASLVAGTDVTFRIRVQNTGNVTLDNVVLTDTLGRLDGSVISMPPPVGPVQDVGTIGELDVGETWEYALTYTLTQEDVDAGGISNSVLAEATDPSGTPVSDLSDGSSPAGDAPTLVQIPAAPSIEAIKTITTPATTVGGQVVFQIAVENTGNVTLTNVGIASDTITRLGGAAVTGAISGPTFASADGGSPSGTLTPGETAFYTLTYTLTQEDVDAGGVQNTATATGTPPSGPPVTDISDDDGIGDDNPTVQEILPTLGLTLDKVLASGGPTFDDTSDVLTFDFIVTNTGNVTLTDPIVIDDPLIAGAGGSVICPPGDVAPGGVVTCMGSYTVTQPNLDDGFVTNSATASSAFNGTPVVSPADDVTVPAAQEPELTLLKEAAPLNPADFVVGAVVTYTYTVTNTGNVTLTDPVTITDDRIVAADIVCPPFPSGGLAPSGVYVCTADYTVTGDDVDVGSVVNNATATSGTTVSPPDSETTPTGATPALDVVKTLASVTDAGGTVRPGGEFLAVGDILNYSFTVTNTGTRAFVGDIDVIDPLIAGGSVTCWTRVPGTDEDFRSGETATCTGSYTITQPDLDAGEVVNTAYASTTFGSIPTTYNSPTDSVTSPGDADPEITFDKRVISPAITAVGQTITYEFEVENTGNQTLTNIAVTDPLLPGLSCTVATLDPGDNLICSEDYIVTQDDVDAGTVINTATAAGTTPAGTSVTDTDGETTTMPAAMPMMTLGKTASPDPFGPLGSDVIYTFTVANTGNVTLRNIVVTDILDPTYSCTVPDLAPGDSNSGCTLAYTVTQGDVDAAEITNSATVSATPERGTLTPVTTTITTPGPAPAPALELTKTSSVDFLGDGGTVTYTFTVVNTGTVTLQPPSITDTMTRLNGTAGGPIGTLSAPVESGTANNLLDVGETWTYTATYSIILADVNAGGFENTATATATDLLGNTASDVSDDGDDGDGNTVDDPTRIEISSTPSLEVEKVVTTPGLVATDEVVFTITARNTGNVTLTAPDIADTLTQIDGTPVGGTIPAPVLTSGNAGGIDPGEAWVWELRYILTQDDVDAGGLSNTATVTGDPPGGAPSVSDVSRDGDPADGNVTDDPTEMEIIRSPAIEVIKTLVSAGDAVGETVVFDIEVRNAGNVTLTGLSLTSEDLTNFDGSGLTPDSIVQTSGDTTGLLPVNGSSVFRVTYTIQQNDINAGGVLNSATFQATSPTGSPVVDISDTGSGTGSTPTPAPITQIDEITVSKTAGVPTRINGTLTQVVFEIEIENTGNVTQTGVEVVDDLTGFVAPATLVDVDTPAPTGLNGAAGNTLYDGATNTQVLDGAVDLDPGQGGTITLTVRYDIAGGNPASPNTVSVTSDRITVPVTATALVAGITAQPDLFATKTASPQSAILGDTITYTMTFENRLTTAEGALTLIDELPPGLEYTPGTATYNGSATPAPVVVGRQLQWQGVTIGPGETITIALQARITGGESGELTNRAFIVAADGSVVSNIASATVTRRAEALFDCADIIGRVFDDRDFDGVFDEGTEEGLPRVRLVTVDGTLITTDEHGRFSVPCAALPRADIGSNFQLELDDRTLPTGFFVTTENPRILRVTPGTMTVFNFGATFGQLIEIDLTAAAFQPNGQPTNALVQGVERLMQVLGERPSILELDYYRGDESAEVARRNLDALEDLIEQRWRQAASYELRIVTSIARIR, from the coding sequence ATGACCATGACCTCAGGGTTCAGGGCATCGATTTTCGGTCTGGCGACGTTGGTTGCCGTGGCCTTTGGCAGTTTGGTTCAGGCGCAAGCGGTTCCTGATCCGAACGATTCGACCTTGCCGACGTTCGGTTGCACCGGCGACATCTATCAGGTGCAGTCGGGTCAGTTGCGCATCTTTGATCCCATCACCTCCACCTACACCAACATCGGCAGCAATCAGGGCAGCTACAACGCCACCGGTTACAACGTGATCGATGGCTATGCCTACGCCTCGCAAGGGCGCAACATTATCCGAATTGGGTCCGACGGCGACAGTGAGGTCGTCTACGATGTTGGATTTGGCACGTATTCAGGAGATCTTGACCGGTCCAACAACTTCTACCTGCGACGCAACAACAACCGGTACGACCGGGTTGATCTTGCGACCGGAAATATCACGACGCTCAACTTCACGGGTGTGGGCGGTGGGCCTGCGGACGTCGCCTTCATTCCGGGTGGCGGTGACCGTCTAATCGGGTTCAGCGGCGGTCAGATGTTCATCTACAATCTAACGAGCCTGCAAAAGACGCGCCTGAATGTAACGGGCGGGATGCCCGGAGGCGGCTACGGCGCGACCTGGACGGATGCGGCCGGACGGCTCTTCACGTTCAACAACAATACCGGCCTGCTGTTCGAGATCTTCGATTACAACACGAATGCCCCGCGCGCCGTGCAGGTGGGCGTTGGCGTGCCATCGGGCAACAATGACGGCTTCTCCTGCTCGCTGGCCAACTTCCCGAACCTTGCACCGGTCGCGCAAGACGATGACTTCTCTACGCCTGTAAACGTCGCGATCACAGGTGACGTGACAGCCGACAACGGCAATGGCATCGACAATGATCCCGACGGCGGAGTGTTGGCGGTGACTGGGCCGGATTCGGGCCCGTCCAATGGGACACTGGTGCTGAATGGCGACGGCACGTTCTCCTATACGCCGAATACGTATTTCCTTGGCACCGACACGTTCACCTACACCGTCACGGATCCGGCGGGCCTTACGGCGACGGCGACCGTGACAATCGATGTAACCGGGGATGTGAGCTTCGAGGTCGACAAGCGACGCGTATCGGGCGTGGCGGTGGCCACTGCAGAGGGGCAGGTCGTCAACTACCAGATCGAGGTCGAGAATACCGGGGATATCCCGCTTACCGGCATCAACATTGTCGACACCTTGCCAAATGGCAGTGCCGGCACGCTGACCGGCCCGGTTGAGGGCGGTGGCACCGATGGACGCGACCAGCCCGGGCGGATCGATGTGGGGGAGACGTGGACCTACACGATCTCCTACACGATTGAGCAGGGCGATATCGACGGCGGCGGGCCGCTGGTGAACACGGTCGCTGTCACGACGACCGAAACCGGCACAGATGTGGAAAGTGATACCGCCGCGATCCCAGTGGATCAGGACGACAGTTTCACCTTCGCCAAGAGCACTGATGTGACTAGTTTTGCCGCGGTGAATGACCCAGTGGTCTTTACCTTCACGGTCGAGAATACCGGCAATGTGACGCTAACCGACGTGGTGGTGACGGACCCGTTCTTTGACCCAGACTATTCCTGCACCATCGCCACGCTTGCGCCGGGCATCACCGACAACACGACCTGTACCTTTACCTACAACGTGACCCAGGCCGATATCGACCGGGGCGAGATCGTTAACGTCGCTGCGGCCAATGCCAACGGGGCAGGCGGCGCGGCTTTGCCCGAGCAGACGGACACGGTCACGCTAACCGGGCCTGCCGAGGTTGCGGCAGTACGTATCGTGAAGACGGACGAGGGCGGTGATCTGGCATTTGGCCCGGTCAATGACCTCGAGACGTTCACCTTCCAGGTGTTCAACGATGGGGATGTGACGCTCACCAATCTGGTGGTGAGCGATCCGGCCTTGGCCTTTACCTGCCCGCTTGCCGATCTGGCACCGGGGGCAAACACGAGCGTCTGCGCCAATGGCGATCCGCTGAGTGTTGATCTGACGATTACGCAGGCTCTCGTGGATGCTGCGACCTACACGAACACAGTCACGGTCACGGGTGAGACGACGCAAGGCACCAATGTCAGCGATGACGATACGCTTGTGTTGACCGGCCCTACGCAGGACTTGCAGCTAATCATGGCAAAGTCAGTTACCGGCGGGGACAACTTCTCTGCCGTCGGCGATGTCGTGACTTATGATTACGTCGTCACAAACGATGGCAATATCACGATCACCAGCCAGATCACCGTGGCCGACAACCGCACGAGCGTGTCTTGCCCGGTTCTGCCCGCGGGCGGTCTGGCGCCGCAGGCGACGATCACCTGTACAGCGAGCTACGCCGTAACACAGGGGGATCTGAACGCGGGGTCGGTTACGAACCTTGCCACGGCGAGTGTGACGCAGACGTTGGCCAATGGCTCCACCGTGACGGAGACCTCGCCTCAGGTCTCTGCCACGGCCAATGCCGACCGCGATCCGGCGATTGCGATTGCGAAAGAGTTGACTTCCATCACGGATGAGGATGGCACCCCGCAGACCACGCTGACCTATGACGAGGTCGATGACGTTTTGAACTACATGTTCACGGTGACCAATACCGGCAACGTCACCCTGCTGGACCAGATCGTGGTGACGGATACGGATATCGGTGCGACAGTAAATTGTGGTCCCGCCGCGCCCAACCTTGCGCCGGGTGATAGTGTGACCTGTACGGCCAGCCACCTCGTCACGCAGCCCAATCTGAATGACGGCAGCTTCGTGAACACGGCGAGTGCCGCGACGACCTTCAACGGTGGGGCTGTCAACACGCCTACGCCGGCCAGCGCCACCGCCTTCGCGCAGCAGACCCCGGCCCTGACGCTCGCCAAGTCCGAAGACGCACCCAATGTCACGGTGCTGACGGTGGGCGGGACGATTGATTATACCTATGTCGCCACGAACACCGGCAATGTGACCCTGACCGATCCAATCACGATTGATGACGACCGCTTCCCGTCTGGCGGCGTGGTCTGTCCGACCTTCCCGGCGGGCGGTCTGGCACCCGGGGGGATTTACACCTGTAACGCGACCTACACTATTACGGCCAATGACGTGTTCATCGGCACGGTCGTGAATAATGCGACCGCCACGTCCGGCACCACGACGTCGCCGCCTGCCACGGTGACCGTGCCCACTGGCGCGACACCCGCACTGGATGTGACGAAAAACATCCTATCGATCACCGACCCTGCGGGCGGCACGCCGAGCGGTCTGCAATTCAATGAGGTCGACGATGTCCTGACCTTTGAGTTCGAGATCGAGAACACCGGAACGGTGGCCTTCGTGCGGCCCATCACCGTGACTGACCCGATGCTGACGCCGAACCCGATCACCTGCTTCACGCCCACTGGGAGTGACCCGGATTTCCAGCCCACTGAGAGGGCGACCTGTACCGGGCAATATACGATTATGCAGAACGATCTGGACGCTGGGGAGGTGATCAACACAGCCTTCGCCTCTGTCGAGTTTAACGATGTGGGGCAGGGGCCGAGCACCTACAACTCGCCCACCGCAACCGAAACCGTGCCAGCGGCGGCGAACCCCGAACTGACCGTGGCCAAGGATGTGACCGCTGGCCCCGATCCTGCGACGGCCAACGATCTGCTGACCTATACGATCACCGCGACGAATTCAGGAAATCAGACGCTGAGCGATGTGAGCCTTAGCGATCCGCTAATCCCCAGCCTGACCTGTACCGTTGGGGGCGTGGCCGCACCGGCGAGCGTGACGCTAGAGCCTGGGGAGGTTTTGACTTGCACCGGCGACTACACCGTTACGCAAGAAAACGTGGACACACAGACCCTGTCCAATACCGCAACGGCCACGGGGCTTTCGCCCAATGGTAGCCCAGTGACGGCCACGGGCACGGACACGCATCCTTTGGCGGCGCCCCAACCCAACATCGAAGTCATCAAGACGCTGACCGCCGGCACGCCGACGCCCGCCTACACCGAGGAAGGTGACACGGTCAGCTTCACAGTCGAAGTGCGCAACAACGGCAACGTGACGCTGACCAGCATCGACGTGACCGATAGCCTTGTGCCGGGCACGTGCACAATCGGCCCACTCGCGCCGGGTGACAACGATGACAGTTGCCGCTTCGTCTATACCGTTCCACAGAGTGCGGTGGATGATGGTGAGATCGACAATACCGCGACGGGTGTGGCTACTCCGATTGCAAGCTCTGGCGCCGGACCAATCACGCGGACGGGCAACCTGATCACGCCGGGCCCGACGCGGACGCCGGGCATCACGCTGACCAAAACGGCGGACCTGACCAGCTTCAATGCAGCGCTTCAGACGATCACCTACACGTTCGAGATCGAGAATACGGGCAACATCACCCTGACAGGTACGCCCGCGATCAACGACCCGGATGCGACTGGCATCACTTGTAATCCGCTGCCAGCGGGTGGGTTGCTGCCGGGCGGAACAGTGACGTGTACAGGCACCTATGAGACTGAGCAGGCCGATGTTGATGCGGGCCAGGTGGTGAACACCGCGACGGCCTCGTTGCCAAACCCGCTCGATCCGGGCACACCGCTGACGTCGACCGGATCAGTCACGGTACCGGCTGTCCAGACACCATCGATTACACTGACCAAGACGCCGGATGTGGCGAACTTCACTGGTGCGAACCAGACGATCACCTACACCTACGTGATTGAGAACACCGGAAACGTCACGCTGACCGCGGCCCCGGTGCTGACCGATGACCGCATCGGCGCGACGGACCTGAGCTGTGATCCGGTTCCGGCCGGTGGTTTGCTGCCGACGGCAACGCTGTCGTGCACCGGGGCTTACGAGACGACGCAACCCGACGTGAACGCGGGTGGTGTGTCGAATGTCGCGGAAGTGGCGATTGACGATCCGACCAATCCAGGCACGCCGCTGACGGCAAGCGCCACGGCAACCGTGCCCGCCGTGCGCAACGCGGTGATCGAGGTGGTCAAGACGCCGTCCATGACCTCCGGCGTGGCGGTGGGTGACACGATCACCTACTCCTATCTGGTGACGAACCGGGGCAACGTAACGCTGACAAATACCGTACTGGACGATCAGCATGTCTCGGCCTCCGGCACGGCGCCGCTGGCGATCAGCAATGGCGGCGTAATCCTGTCGCTCGACCCGCTGGCAAGCACGACTTTGACCGCGCAATACGTGGTCACGCAGGCCGATATTGATGCGGGTGCGGCGCTGACCAACACCGTGACCGCCACGGCGACCGCACCGACGGGCGTGACTGCTCCGACTGACAACGACGTAGCTTCAGTCAGCCTATCGCCTGCTGCGCCGGAGTTGTCAGTCATCAAGGATGTGCCGAACCTGCCCGCCTCGCTTGTGGCCGGGACGGACGTGACTTTCCGCATTCGAGTGCAGAACACGGGCAACGTGACGCTCGACAACGTGGTTCTGACGGACACGCTTGGGCGGCTCGATGGCTCAGTCATTTCCATGCCGCCGCCTGTTGGGCCGGTGCAAGACGTGGGCACGATCGGCGAGTTGGACGTGGGCGAGACGTGGGAATATGCGCTGACCTACACGCTGACACAGGAAGATGTAGATGCGGGTGGTATCTCGAATTCGGTGTTGGCAGAGGCGACGGACCCCTCCGGCACCCCGGTCAGCGACCTGTCTGACGGAAGCTCTCCCGCCGGGGACGCGCCGACGCTCGTCCAGATCCCGGCCGCGCCGTCTATCGAGGCGATCAAGACGATCACGACCCCAGCGACGACCGTTGGTGGACAGGTCGTGTTCCAGATCGCCGTAGAGAATACTGGCAATGTGACGCTGACGAATGTGGGCATCGCCTCGGACACTATCACGCGGCTCGGCGGCGCTGCCGTGACCGGTGCGATCAGCGGACCGACTTTTGCAAGCGCTGACGGAGGCTCCCCTTCCGGCACGCTGACGCCCGGCGAGACGGCATTCTACACGCTGACCTACACGCTGACGCAGGAAGATGTCGACGCTGGCGGGGTCCAGAACACGGCCACGGCCACAGGCACGCCACCCAGCGGGCCGCCCGTGACGGACATCTCGGACGATGACGGGATCGGCGACGACAATCCGACGGTGCAGGAGATCCTGCCAACGCTTGGCCTGACCCTCGACAAGGTGCTGGCCAGCGGCGGGCCAACGTTCGACGACACCAGCGATGTGCTGACCTTCGACTTCATCGTGACCAACACCGGTAATGTCACCCTGACCGACCCCATCGTGATCGACGACCCGCTGATTGCAGGGGCAGGGGGAAGCGTGATCTGCCCGCCGGGCGATGTTGCGCCGGGGGGCGTTGTCACATGCATGGGCAGTTATACGGTCACGCAGCCGAACCTCGACGATGGGTTCGTCACGAACAGTGCCACGGCGTCTTCGGCATTCAATGGCACGCCAGTTGTCAGCCCGGCCGATGACGTTACCGTTCCAGCGGCACAGGAGCCGGAACTAACGTTGCTCAAGGAAGCCGCACCGCTGAACCCGGCGGATTTCGTGGTCGGAGCCGTCGTCACTTACACCTACACCGTCACCAATACAGGCAACGTAACGCTGACCGACCCGGTGACGATCACCGATGACCGTATCGTGGCTGCGGATATCGTTTGCCCCCCCTTCCCATCTGGCGGATTGGCGCCTTCAGGGGTTTATGTCTGCACAGCTGACTACACAGTCACCGGCGACGATGTTGACGTGGGATCGGTCGTCAACAATGCCACGGCCACGTCTGGCACCACCGTCTCTCCGCCGGACAGTGAGACGACGCCCACCGGCGCAACGCCCGCGCTGGATGTGGTCAAAACCCTTGCATCGGTCACCGATGCCGGCGGCACCGTGCGGCCTGGGGGCGAATTCCTCGCCGTGGGCGATATACTCAACTACTCCTTCACCGTCACGAACACTGGCACGCGGGCGTTTGTGGGCGATATTGATGTGATCGATCCGTTGATCGCGGGTGGGTCCGTCACCTGTTGGACGCGCGTCCCCGGCACAGACGAAGATTTCCGCAGTGGTGAGACGGCGACCTGCACCGGATCCTATACGATCACGCAGCCCGATCTGGACGCCGGTGAGGTGGTGAATACGGCCTACGCATCAACCACGTTTGGATCAATCCCGACGACGTATAACTCGCCCACGGATAGTGTGACTTCCCCCGGCGATGCCGATCCCGAGATCACCTTCGACAAGCGTGTGATCAGCCCTGCTATCACCGCCGTAGGGCAGACGATCACTTATGAGTTCGAGGTTGAGAACACGGGCAACCAGACGCTGACGAATATCGCCGTCACGGACCCGCTTTTGCCCGGCCTGTCTTGCACCGTTGCAACGCTTGATCCCGGCGACAATCTGATCTGTTCCGAGGATTACATCGTCACACAAGACGATGTGGACGCGGGCACGGTTATCAACACGGCCACCGCCGCGGGCACGACGCCCGCCGGCACCAGCGTCACCGATACCGATGGCGAGACAACGACGATGCCTGCGGCCATGCCGATGATGACGCTTGGCAAAACCGCCTCGCCCGACCCGTTCGGGCCCTTGGGCAGCGATGTGATCTACACCTTTACGGTCGCGAACACGGGCAACGTGACCCTGCGCAACATCGTTGTCACCGACATCCTCGACCCGACCTATAGCTGCACGGTGCCGGATTTGGCCCCGGGCGACAGCAATTCAGGCTGCACTTTGGCATATACGGTCACGCAAGGGGATGTGGACGCGGCAGAGATCACGAACTCCGCCACCGTTTCAGCGACGCCCGAACGCGGAACGCTGACACCTGTCACTACGACCATCACGACGCCAGGCCCGGCGCCTGCTCCGGCGCTGGAGCTGACCAAGACCAGCAGCGTGGATTTCCTGGGGGATGGCGGCACGGTCACCTATACCTTCACCGTTGTGAACACCGGCACGGTCACATTGCAGCCGCCGAGCATCACCGACACGATGACCCGATTGAATGGCACCGCAGGCGGTCCGATTGGGACGCTTTCGGCGCCCGTGGAAAGCGGAACCGCCAACAACCTGCTCGATGTGGGCGAGACGTGGACCTACACGGCCACCTATTCGATCATTCTGGCCGATGTGAATGCGGGCGGGTTCGAGAATACGGCGACCGCCACGGCCACTGATCTTCTGGGCAACACTGCCTCGGATGTTTCCGACGACGGCGATGATGGCGACGGCAATACGGTTGATGACCCGACTCGGATCGAGATCTCCAGCACTCCGTCGCTGGAGGTTGAGAAGGTTGTGACCACACCGGGCCTTGTCGCCACCGATGAGGTCGTCTTCACGATCACCGCGCGCAACACGGGCAATGTGACCCTGACCGCGCCGGATATCGCCGATACGCTTACCCAGATTGATGGCACCCCTGTCGGTGGGACGATTCCTGCACCGGTCCTGACATCGGGCAATGCGGGCGGCATTGATCCGGGTGAGGCCTGGGTTTGGGAACTGCGTTACATCCTGACCCAAGACGATGTGGATGCTGGCGGATTGTCGAACACGGCGACTGTCACAGGCGACCCGCCGGGTGGTGCGCCATCCGTGTCCGATGTGTCGCGCGATGGCGATCCGGCCGATGGCAATGTCACGGACGACCCGACCGAGATGGAAATCATTCGCAGCCCCGCCATCGAGGTCATCAAGACGCTGGTTTCGGCCGGGGATGCGGTAGGTGAGACGGTTGTCTTCGACATCGAAGTTCGGAACGCAGGCAACGTCACCCTCACGGGACTGTCCCTGACCTCGGAGGATCTGACAAACTTTGACGGCTCAGGCCTGACGCCGGACAGCATCGTTCAAACCAGTGGCGACACGACCGGACTATTGCCCGTAAACGGCTCGTCTGTTTTCCGTGTGACTTACACGATCCAGCAAAATGACATCAACGCGGGCGGGGTCCTGAACTCTGCCACGTTCCAGGCGACATCCCCGACGGGCTCGCCCGTCGTCGATATATCCGATACCGGCTCCGGCACAGGCAGCACACCGACGCCTGCACCGATCACGCAGATTGATGAAATCACTGTCAGCAAAACCGCCGGAGTGCCGACGCGGATCAACGGGACGCTGACGCAAGTGGTGTTCGAGATCGAGATCGAGAATACCGGCAACGTCACGCAGACCGGCGTCGAAGTCGTTGATGATCTGACGGGCTTTGTCGCCCCGGCCACATTGGTTGATGTCGATACACCCGCACCGACCGGCCTGAACGGCGCGGCGGGCAACACTCTATATGATGGAGCGACGAACACGCAGGTCCTCGATGGGGCGGTCGACCTCGATCCGGGGCAGGGCGGGACCATCACGCTGACGGTGCGCTACGACATTGCGGGTGGTAATCCGGCTTCACCCAATACCGTGTCCGTCACATCGGATCGGATCACGGTACCTGTCACGGCGACGGCTTTGGTGGCTGGCATCACCGCTCAGCCTGATTTGTTCGCCACCAAGACGGCTTCACCGCAATCAGCGATCCTGGGCGACACGATCACCTACACGATGACGTTCGAAAACCGCCTGACCACGGCGGAGGGCGCATTGACGTTGATCGACGAATTGCCCCCTGGGCTGGAATACACCCCGGGCACAGCGACCTACAACGGGTCGGCAACACCGGCGCCGGTTGTCGTCGGGCGGCAACTGCAGTGGCAGGGCGTGACGATTGGGCCCGGTGAAACGATCACCATCGCACTGCAGGCGCGCATCACCGGCGGCGAAAGCGGAGAGCTGACGAACCGCGCCTTCATCGTGGCGGCAGATGGATCGGTCGTGTCCAACATCGCCTCGGCAACGGTGACGCGGCGGGCCGAAGCCCTGTTCGATTGCGCCGATATCATCGGACGGGTCTTTGACGACCGGGATTTCGATGGTGTCTTCGATGAAGGGACCGAAGAAGGCCTTCCGCGCGTGCGTCTGGTCACGGTCGACGGCACGTTAATCACGACCGATGAACATGGCCGTTTCTCCGTGCCTTGTGCCGCACTGCCTAGGGCCGATATCGGATCGAACTTCCAGCTTGAACTGGACGACCGTACCCTGCCCACCGGCTTCTTCGTGACAACCGAGAACCCACGTATCCTGCGAGTAACGCCGGGCACCATGACCGTGTTCAACTTTGGTGCCACGTTCGGTCAGTTGATCGAGATCGACCTAACGGCGGCCGCGTTCCAACCCAATGGCCAGCCCACGAACGCCTTGGTGCAGGGGGTCGAGCGTTTGATGCAAGTGCTTGGTGAGCGTCCGTCGATTCTGGAGTTGGACTACTATCGTGGCGATGAAAGTGCTGAGGTCGCACGGCGCAATCTGGACGCGCTGGAAGACTTGATCGAACAGCGATGGCGACAGGCCGCGTCATATGAGCTTCGCATCGTGACGAGTATTGCGCGAATCCGCTGA